In one window of Candidatus Hinthialibacter antarcticus DNA:
- a CDS encoding low specificity L-threonine aldolase: MRDDTIEFDRRQFASDNYSGMCPEALQAIVAANDDHVPSYGTDRWTRQASDGLRDLFECDCEVFFVFNGTAANSLALSALCSSYHSILCHSYAHVETDECGAPEFFSNGTKVLLVGGDQGKISPQELEQMILRREDIHFPKPKVVSLTQATELGTVYAPDELSAIHEVAARYKLSLHMDGARFANALAFLNLPPKEITWKRGVDVLCFGGTKNGMALGEAVVFFNLELAKEFDYRCKQAGQLASKMRYLSAPWVGMLKDKTFMKYAQKANQRAQYLFRCLEKIEGIEMLNPVQSNSVFIRLPESVAERLHENGWHFYSFIGTGGCRLMCSWDTTEEDIDYLVNDIKTEMGK, from the coding sequence ATGCGCGACGACACAATTGAATTTGACCGGCGGCAGTTTGCCAGCGACAACTACTCAGGAATGTGCCCGGAAGCATTGCAGGCGATAGTCGCCGCAAATGACGATCATGTTCCATCCTATGGAACAGACCGCTGGACGCGTCAAGCGTCTGATGGACTGCGCGATTTGTTTGAATGCGATTGCGAAGTGTTTTTCGTGTTTAACGGAACCGCAGCCAATTCGTTGGCTTTATCGGCCCTGTGTTCATCCTATCACAGCATCTTATGCCACAGCTATGCGCACGTCGAAACGGACGAATGCGGGGCGCCGGAATTTTTCTCCAACGGAACCAAAGTGCTATTGGTCGGCGGCGATCAGGGGAAAATTTCTCCGCAAGAATTGGAACAAATGATTCTCCGACGCGAGGACATCCACTTTCCAAAACCCAAAGTGGTTAGCCTAACCCAAGCGACGGAACTGGGGACGGTTTATGCGCCGGATGAGTTGAGCGCGATACATGAGGTCGCCGCGAGATATAAATTGTCCCTCCACATGGACGGTGCGCGCTTCGCCAATGCGTTGGCGTTTCTCAATCTTCCTCCCAAAGAGATCACCTGGAAGCGTGGCGTCGACGTGCTCTGTTTTGGCGGGACCAAAAACGGCATGGCGTTGGGCGAAGCGGTAGTCTTTTTCAATTTGGAATTGGCGAAAGAGTTTGACTATCGATGCAAACAGGCGGGACAATTGGCGTCAAAAATGCGCTACCTTTCCGCGCCCTGGGTAGGAATGTTAAAAGACAAGACCTTTATGAAATACGCGCAAAAGGCCAACCAACGCGCACAATATTTATTCCGCTGCTTAGAAAAGATCGAAGGAATTGAAATGTTGAATCCCGTGCAGTCCAATTCCGTTTTCATTCGCTTGCCCGAAAGCGTAGCCGAACGCTTGCATGAAAACGGCTGGCATTTCTATTCATTCATCGGTACGGGCGGCTGCCGCCTGATGTGCAGCTGGGACACAACCGAAGAAGACATCGACTACCTCGTGAATGACATCAAAACCGAAATGGGAAAGTGA
- a CDS encoding prepilin-type N-terminal cleavage/methylation domain-containing protein produces MKRAFTLIELLIVVAIIGILAAIAVPNFLNAQMRAKVSRTVSDMKALHTSMEMYFLDNNYYPPDYDSGQVPGVSSPGHEFLSYSQLTTPVAYMSSVPFDAFYLGPQGKSQFQQATNKPYPLFQYAGPLGGELIPRPAWKPSNTIYTMTSVGPDLVDQAAWSQPHNEVFPRLYKASNGLTSLGDIYTSNNGVLVN; encoded by the coding sequence ATGAAACGCGCATTTACGCTCATTGAATTATTAATCGTCGTCGCCATCATTGGCATCCTGGCGGCGATTGCCGTACCTAACTTTCTCAACGCACAGATGCGCGCCAAAGTCTCGCGCACCGTCTCCGATATGAAAGCGCTTCACACATCAATGGAGATGTATTTTCTCGACAATAATTACTACCCGCCCGATTATGACAGCGGACAGGTTCCAGGCGTCAGCAGCCCCGGTCATGAATTTCTGTCTTACTCACAACTCACGACGCCGGTCGCGTATATGAGTTCGGTTCCATTCGACGCCTTTTATTTGGGGCCGCAGGGCAAAAGCCAGTTTCAACAGGCGACCAATAAGCCGTATCCACTCTTTCAATACGCCGGGCCATTGGGCGGCGAACTAATTCCCCGTCCTGCCTGGAAACCCAGCAACACCATATATACCATGACCAGCGTCGGGCCGGATTTAGTTGACCAGGCCGCTTGGTCGCAGCCGCACAACGAAGTCTTCCCCCGCTTATACAAAGCCAGTAATGGACTCACCTCGCTCGGCGATATCTATACCTCAAACAACGGCGTGTTAGTGAACTAA
- the queG gene encoding tRNA epoxyqueuosine(34) reductase QueG — protein MDNAAIKARAIQLGFDRVGVAPPSPNTLHHYREWLANNFHGEMEYMASREPLRSAPNQLLENIQSVIVVAKRYKTVEFNALNKTPSGIIARYAWGDDYHDVLRPKLNELSDWLQHETNGVNQARAFVDSGPVLERDYAAQAGIGWFGKHTNILSREMGNWFFLGVVLTTLKLDFDAPVKAHCGTCTSCLDRCPTNAFVSPYSLDARRCISYLTIELKGPIPRDLRPLMGNRIFGCDDCLQACPWNRFAQPVDVSEFHPRLGLNPADLIELMKLDDATFRQRFKGSPILRTKRRGLLRNIAVALGNSGDARAIPALANALSDPEPLIRSHAAWALGRLGGKNAIQAIQSHQQKESDKYVLDELQFSLSNFQNRL, from the coding sequence ATGGATAACGCCGCGATCAAAGCCCGCGCCATACAACTGGGTTTTGATCGCGTTGGCGTTGCCCCTCCCTCGCCAAACACGCTCCATCATTATCGCGAATGGCTGGCAAATAACTTCCACGGCGAGATGGAATACATGGCCAGCCGCGAACCGCTGCGCAGCGCCCCCAATCAACTGCTTGAGAACATCCAAAGCGTCATCGTCGTTGCGAAGCGATACAAGACAGTAGAATTCAACGCGCTGAATAAAACTCCGTCTGGAATTATCGCGCGTTACGCTTGGGGCGATGATTACCATGATGTGTTGCGCCCCAAGCTGAACGAATTGTCCGATTGGCTCCAACACGAAACCAACGGCGTCAATCAAGCGCGCGCGTTCGTCGACAGCGGACCGGTATTAGAGCGCGACTATGCCGCGCAGGCAGGCATCGGCTGGTTTGGGAAACACACCAACATCCTCAGCCGGGAGATGGGCAATTGGTTTTTCCTTGGCGTGGTACTAACCACACTCAAACTCGATTTTGACGCACCCGTCAAAGCGCACTGCGGAACGTGTACCAGTTGCCTCGATCGTTGCCCGACGAACGCGTTCGTTTCACCCTACTCGCTTGATGCGCGGCGATGTATTTCGTATTTAACAATCGAATTGAAAGGGCCGATTCCACGCGACCTCCGCCCGCTGATGGGCAATCGCATATTCGGCTGCGATGACTGTCTGCAAGCCTGTCCCTGGAACCGCTTCGCACAACCAGTTGATGTCAGTGAATTCCACCCCCGGCTTGGATTGAATCCAGCGGATTTAATTGAATTGATGAAACTGGATGACGCTACGTTCCGCCAACGATTTAAGGGAAGCCCGATTCTGCGGACAAAGCGACGAGGGCTCTTGCGTAATATCGCGGTCGCTTTAGGAAACAGCGGCGACGCGCGAGCAATCCCCGCGCTCGCCAACGCGCTTAGCGACCCGGAACCGCTGATTCGAAGCCATGCCGCCTGGGCGCTGGGACGGCTTGGCGGGAAAAACGCCATTCAGGCGATACAAAGCCATCAGCAGAAAGAATCTGATAAATATGTGTTAGATGAATTACAATTTTCTTTGAGTAATTTTCAAAATAGATTGTGA
- a CDS encoding ROK family protein, with translation MSRIAIGIDLGGTDIKAGLVDESGKLIAQYKKSTQAQSGGKAVVGRIGDLIQEILDSDAMKGRKDDLVGVGMGSPGLIDHENGAITRPVNIPDWNYWISVRDAFQERFGLMTWVDNDANVAALGEALFGPGQGKSVVMALTLGTGVGGGIISNGEVFHGARGFAGELGHIMVDPSGPVCGCGNEGCLETYASATAIARYANERIRVDHIPSIMKDMAKQNGGEVTAKMVNDAALQGDEVALGVCAHAGRGLGIGLSTLIVSFNPEIICIGGGASNMGDLLFDHARNEIKKRVFFYSHFDALIVQAQLGEEAGTIGAAGLALQKSAIAA, from the coding sequence ATGTCCCGCATTGCAATTGGTATTGATTTGGGCGGAACCGACATCAAAGCCGGTTTGGTCGACGAATCGGGAAAATTGATCGCACAGTATAAAAAATCAACGCAAGCCCAATCCGGCGGTAAAGCCGTGGTTGGACGTATCGGCGATTTGATTCAGGAAATATTAGACTCCGACGCCATGAAGGGCCGCAAAGATGATCTGGTTGGCGTTGGCATGGGCAGCCCCGGATTGATCGACCACGAGAACGGCGCCATCACCCGTCCGGTAAATATTCCCGATTGGAATTATTGGATCAGCGTTCGCGACGCGTTTCAAGAACGATTCGGCCTGATGACCTGGGTTGATAATGACGCCAATGTCGCAGCATTAGGCGAAGCGTTGTTTGGTCCTGGGCAAGGCAAGAGCGTTGTAATGGCATTGACGCTGGGCACAGGCGTCGGCGGCGGCATCATCAGCAACGGTGAAGTCTTTCACGGCGCACGCGGTTTCGCGGGCGAACTGGGACACATCATGGTTGACCCGTCCGGCCCGGTATGCGGCTGCGGAAACGAAGGCTGCCTTGAAACCTACGCCTCCGCGACCGCGATTGCGCGCTATGCCAATGAGCGCATTCGCGTTGACCACATTCCTAGCATCATGAAAGATATGGCAAAACAAAATGGCGGCGAAGTGACTGCCAAGATGGTCAACGACGCCGCGCTGCAAGGCGATGAGGTCGCATTGGGCGTGTGCGCCCACGCAGGCCGTGGACTCGGCATCGGCCTCAGTACGCTCATCGTCTCGTTTAACCCCGAAATCATTTGTATCGGCGGCGGCGCGTCAAACATGGGCGACCTGTTGTTCGACCACGCCCGCAACGAAATCAAAAAGCGCGTCTTTTTCTATTCGCATTTCGACGCCCTCATCGTACAAGCCCAGTTGGGTGAAGAAGCCGGGACCATCGGCGCCGCTGGACTTGCATTACAAAAAAGCGCAATAGCCGCGTAA
- a CDS encoding site-2 protease family protein translates to MISVLTQSGPAAAVAWVFIIIMAISIHEMAHAWMAQRCGDNTAASMGRVTPNPVAHFDPIGFLCVMFAPIGWGKPVPYNPYNLQDERRDGMWIAWAGPASNFIQAILFAILLQVIFFAPVYSTLYQLPGGTNILIACSMVFQFGVILNVGLAFFNLIPIFPLDGEKILVGLLPFEQARTVENLRQYGTGMLMGLLLINFAVYPVLTPYFMLTAQPIINFLLPF, encoded by the coding sequence ATGATATCAGTTTTAACGCAGTCCGGCCCGGCGGCCGCTGTCGCCTGGGTGTTCATTATCATCATGGCCATCTCGATTCACGAAATGGCGCACGCCTGGATGGCGCAACGCTGCGGAGACAATACTGCCGCTTCTATGGGACGAGTGACGCCGAACCCTGTCGCCCATTTTGACCCGATTGGTTTCTTGTGCGTCATGTTTGCCCCCATCGGTTGGGGAAAGCCGGTTCCCTACAACCCCTATAATCTTCAAGATGAGCGCCGCGACGGAATGTGGATCGCCTGGGCGGGGCCGGCCAGCAATTTCATTCAGGCAATCCTATTTGCCATTTTGCTTCAAGTGATTTTCTTCGCCCCGGTATATAGTACGCTCTATCAATTGCCTGGCGGGACGAATATCTTGATTGCCTGTAGTATGGTTTTTCAATTCGGCGTCATATTAAATGTTGGATTGGCGTTCTTTAATCTGATTCCAATTTTTCCTTTGGATGGAGAAAAAATCCTGGTCGGTTTGCTGCCCTTCGAGCAAGCCCGGACGGTAGAGAATCTGCGGCAATATGGAACCGGAATGTTAATGGGATTGTTGCTGATTAATTTCGCGGTGTACCCTGTTCTCACGCCGTATTTTATGCTTACAGCTCAACCCATCATCAATTTTTTGCTGCCATTTTAG
- a CDS encoding fasciclin domain-containing protein — translation MIRTIAPVLSLIVMLSVSPFVAVAAHHAKADIVDTAVSAGSFNTLVAAVKAAGLVDTLKGEGPFTVFAPTDDAFAKLPEGTLDSLLKPENKEKLIAILTYHVVAGKVMAKDVVKLNGAETVNGQRASIVIDDKTVMVDNAKVIKTDIKTSNGVIHVIDSVILPSDKTIVETAAGAGSFNTLIAAAKAAGLAGVLSGDGPFTVFAPTDDAFAKLPAGTVEALLKPENKTQLQKILKLHVVESRAFSETVLKTEKFDSLAGLSLKPTLKDGKAFVNGVQIAKTDINASNGVIHVIDSVILPKEEVSSAHEAREMIRTAINHGAPMYNHGNSAGCAAMYTMAAKAITSSDAVCSTVKAPLMTALANMEKAHGSSDQAWIMRRGLDEAYEKLSI, via the coding sequence ATGATTCGTACTATCGCACCCGTTTTGTCCCTGATTGTAATGTTGTCTGTATCACCGTTTGTCGCCGTCGCGGCGCATCACGCCAAAGCCGATATTGTTGACACTGCCGTGTCAGCGGGTTCATTCAACACGCTGGTTGCCGCAGTCAAAGCCGCTGGCTTGGTTGATACGTTGAAGGGCGAAGGACCATTTACCGTTTTCGCACCGACGGATGACGCTTTTGCCAAATTACCTGAAGGCACGCTTGATTCTCTTTTAAAGCCGGAAAATAAAGAAAAACTCATTGCGATCCTGACCTATCACGTCGTAGCCGGGAAAGTCATGGCCAAAGACGTAGTTAAATTGAACGGCGCTGAAACAGTCAACGGGCAACGCGCCAGCATCGTAATTGATGACAAGACCGTCATGGTAGACAACGCCAAAGTCATTAAGACTGATATCAAAACAAGCAACGGCGTTATCCACGTCATTGATTCAGTGATCTTGCCATCAGACAAGACGATTGTTGAAACCGCCGCTGGTGCAGGCTCGTTCAATACACTGATTGCTGCCGCCAAAGCAGCGGGCCTGGCGGGCGTATTGTCTGGCGACGGACCATTTACTGTCTTTGCCCCAACTGATGACGCCTTCGCGAAATTGCCTGCAGGTACTGTAGAAGCATTGTTGAAGCCGGAAAACAAAACGCAACTTCAAAAAATACTGAAACTCCATGTTGTTGAAAGTCGCGCTTTTTCAGAGACAGTACTTAAGACAGAGAAATTTGATTCACTTGCAGGTTTATCACTGAAGCCGACGTTGAAAGACGGCAAGGCGTTTGTGAACGGCGTTCAGATTGCCAAGACCGACATCAACGCAAGTAACGGCGTGATTCATGTCATTGATTCAGTCATCTTGCCGAAGGAAGAAGTCTCAAGCGCGCACGAAGCGCGTGAGATGATCCGTACTGCAATTAATCACGGCGCGCCGATGTACAATCACGGCAACTCGGCGGGTTGCGCAGCGATGTATACAATGGCAGCCAAAGCCATTACCAGCAGCGACGCTGTATGCAGCACGGTCAAAGCGCCATTGATGACGGCCCTCGCAAATATGGAGAAAGCCCATGGCTCAAGCGACCAAGCCTGGATCATGCGCCGCGGCCTAGACGAAGCCTACGAAAAACTGTCGATCTAG
- a CDS encoding TIM barrel protein, giving the protein MKKESILQRRGILKSLLAGSAFAFISGRSDKSEAASAKLKGRIKQCVCRGFWGKYPWDEFLPTVKQMGIIGIDLVGQGDWAKLKEHGMISSMSPGAGSIKNGLNNPDMHEKYMETLKKNLQASADNGWPNVIVMAGDRAGISDEEGMDNCYKFLMEGKKVAEDLGVTMCMELLNSKVDHPGYMCDHTAWGVELCKRVDSPRFKLLYDIYHMQIMEGDLIRTIRENIDYIAHFHTAGNPGRKDMDNFQELNYVGIMEAIAKLTEEGKFNGFVAHEFGAKHKFDSLRRAVEICDV; this is encoded by the coding sequence ATGAAAAAAGAATCAATATTGCAGCGACGGGGAATTCTAAAGAGCCTGCTGGCAGGTTCTGCCTTTGCGTTTATTTCAGGACGCAGCGACAAAAGCGAAGCGGCGTCGGCGAAATTAAAAGGCCGCATCAAACAATGCGTCTGCCGAGGCTTTTGGGGCAAATATCCGTGGGACGAGTTTTTGCCCACCGTCAAACAAATGGGAATCATCGGCATCGACCTCGTCGGCCAAGGCGACTGGGCCAAGTTAAAAGAACACGGAATGATTTCGAGCATGTCGCCAGGCGCTGGTTCCATTAAAAACGGATTGAACAATCCTGACATGCACGAGAAATATATGGAAACGCTGAAAAAAAACTTGCAAGCTTCCGCCGATAACGGCTGGCCGAACGTCATCGTCATGGCGGGCGACCGCGCCGGGATCAGCGATGAAGAAGGAATGGATAACTGCTATAAATTTTTGATGGAAGGCAAGAAAGTTGCCGAAGACCTCGGCGTCACCATGTGTATGGAATTGTTAAACAGCAAAGTCGACCACCCCGGTTATATGTGCGACCACACCGCTTGGGGCGTTGAATTATGTAAGCGCGTCGACTCGCCGCGTTTCAAATTATTGTACGACATTTATCACATGCAAATCATGGAAGGCGACCTCATCCGCACCATTCGCGAAAACATTGACTACATCGCCCATTTCCATACAGCGGGCAATCCGGGCCGCAAGGACATGGATAATTTCCAAGAACTCAATTACGTCGGCATCATGGAAGCCATCGCCAAATTAACGGAAGAAGGCAAATTCAATGGCTTCGTCGCGCACGAGTTCGGCGCCAAACATAAGTTTGATTCCCTACGCCGCGCCGTAGAAATCTGCGACGTGTAA
- a CDS encoding UDP-glucose--hexose-1-phosphate uridylyltransferase, with protein sequence MTDFDPNDHPHRRWNPLLQEWVLASPHRAKRPWVGQVEKTPPDSRPEYDSGCYLCPGNERAGGHQNSKYDTTFVFDNDFSALLPDTPHEPEQKHCNALVREQPETGVCRVICFSPQHNLTLAEMDAESIQTVINVWRKQFAEIGARSDISCVTIFENKGAIMGCSNPHPHGQIWANRSVPTMQAKEAKTQASYYKKHGTTMLIDYLNWELEQDKRIVCHNDSFAALVPHWAVWPFEAMILPKRAVRNILELHDEEIADWAAIMQALLVRYDNLFEVSFPYSMGIHQAPTDGESHRGVVLHQHFFPPLLRSATVKKFQVGYELSSEPQRDITAEQAADRLRSLSETHYKNQV encoded by the coding sequence GTGACTGATTTTGACCCGAACGACCACCCACACCGCCGTTGGAACCCGCTATTGCAAGAATGGGTGTTGGCCTCGCCTCATCGCGCCAAACGGCCCTGGGTGGGGCAAGTCGAGAAGACGCCGCCCGACTCGCGGCCTGAGTACGACTCCGGCTGTTACCTCTGCCCCGGCAACGAACGGGCGGGCGGACATCAGAATTCGAAATACGACACTACGTTTGTATTTGATAACGACTTCTCCGCCCTGCTTCCCGATACGCCTCACGAGCCGGAACAGAAACATTGCAACGCTCTGGTGCGTGAGCAGCCCGAAACAGGCGTCTGCCGCGTCATCTGCTTTTCGCCTCAGCATAATCTGACTCTTGCCGAAATGGACGCCGAATCCATCCAGACTGTTATCAACGTCTGGCGCAAGCAGTTTGCTGAAATCGGTGCGCGGTCTGACATCTCCTGCGTCACGATTTTTGAAAATAAAGGCGCCATCATGGGATGCAGCAACCCGCATCCCCACGGACAAATCTGGGCCAACCGCAGCGTCCCCACCATGCAGGCGAAAGAGGCCAAGACTCAGGCGTCCTATTACAAAAAACATGGAACCACCATGTTAATTGATTACCTCAATTGGGAACTCGAACAAGACAAACGCATCGTCTGCCACAATGATTCGTTCGCTGCGTTGGTTCCCCATTGGGCGGTTTGGCCGTTTGAAGCGATGATATTGCCCAAACGCGCCGTACGAAATATCTTAGAATTGCATGATGAAGAAATCGCCGATTGGGCGGCAATCATGCAGGCGCTGTTGGTTCGTTACGACAACTTATTCGAAGTTTCGTTTCCCTATTCGATGGGGATCCACCAAGCGCCGACGGACGGCGAATCACATCGCGGGGTGGTGTTGCATCAGCACTTCTTCCCACCCCTATTGCGCTCCGCAACGGTGAAAAAATTCCAGGTGGGTTACGAACTGTCGAGCGAGCCTCAGCGAGACATCACAGCCGAACAAGCCGCCGACCGCTTACGCTCGCTTTCAGAAACGCATTACAAAAATCAAGTTTGA
- the galE gene encoding UDP-glucose 4-epimerase GalE, protein MSNTETILVVGGAGYIGSVASALLAEHGHRVIVFDNLEKGHRQAVHESAGLVVADLRDKDAVKAVFDDNAIDAVMHFGAYSLVGESMTQPDKYFHNNTEGGRVLIDQMRDHDVKRIVFSSTAAVYGNPEDEPIQEDSRTIPINPYGRSKLAFEYILKSYEEAYGIHYAVLRYFNAAGATQTIGEDHDPETHIIPLTLQVALGQREHISIFGADYDTPDGTCVRDYIHVSDLAEAHRLALEFIRNESITCNLGNGQGFSVREVIEACRVVSEHPIPAIEAPRRPGDPDRLTASAQRAKERLGWTPQITDLRDIVASAWNWHKKNPNGYDS, encoded by the coding sequence ATGAGCAATACAGAAACAATACTGGTCGTCGGCGGCGCTGGCTATATTGGCAGCGTCGCCTCGGCTTTGTTGGCTGAACACGGCCATCGAGTCATCGTGTTCGACAACCTCGAAAAAGGCCATCGCCAGGCCGTGCATGAATCTGCGGGTTTGGTCGTCGCTGATCTGCGCGACAAGGATGCAGTAAAAGCCGTGTTTGACGACAACGCTATCGACGCCGTCATGCACTTCGGCGCCTACAGTCTGGTGGGCGAATCAATGACCCAGCCGGACAAATACTTTCACAATAACACCGAAGGCGGGCGCGTCTTGATTGACCAGATGCGCGACCACGATGTCAAGCGCATTGTGTTTTCATCTACCGCCGCAGTGTATGGCAATCCCGAAGACGAACCCATTCAAGAAGACAGCCGGACGATTCCGATTAACCCGTACGGGCGCTCCAAACTGGCGTTTGAATATATCCTGAAAAGTTATGAAGAAGCCTACGGCATTCATTACGCCGTGCTGCGCTACTTTAACGCCGCTGGCGCCACCCAAACCATCGGAGAAGACCACGATCCCGAAACGCATATCATCCCGCTGACATTACAGGTCGCCTTAGGACAACGCGAGCATATTTCAATTTTCGGGGCCGACTACGATACGCCGGACGGAACATGCGTCCGTGATTACATACACGTCAGCGATCTCGCCGAAGCGCACCGACTAGCGTTAGAGTTTATTCGCAATGAGAGCATCACTTGCAACCTGGGCAATGGACAGGGCTTCTCAGTTCGTGAAGTGATTGAAGCCTGCCGCGTGGTTTCTGAGCATCCGATCCCGGCAATTGAAGCGCCCCGCCGCCCCGGCGACCCTGATCGGCTTACCGCCTCCGCCCAGCGCGCGAAAGAGCGCCTGGGATGGACGCCGCAGATTACCGACTTGCGCGACATCGTCGCCAGCGCCTGGAACTGGCACAAGAAAAACCCAAACGGATACGATTCATAA
- a CDS encoding aldose epimerase family protein — MFRRLSTLLLGAVIVTALTASASNVSKEPFGKTPDGKRVDIYTLNNENGVSVRIMTYGATVVSLNVPDKNGKLGDVVLGFDNLDDYISDSPYFGCVVGRVGNRIVRGKFHLDGETYTLAINNDLNHLHGGLKGFDKQVWKAKVLSKSDEPSIKFSYKSADGEEGYPGVLKCSVTYTLTKENGIRLDYVAESNAPTPKNITNHSYFNLAGQGNGDILSHELTLQAPWATPVDETLIPTGEITSVKGTPFDFTTPHAIGERIGADDEQIKFGGGYDHNFVFNHPYGVLSIVGTVYEPKSGREMKIFTTEPGVQFYSGNFLDGTLTGKDGKVYNHRYGFCLETQHFPDSPNQPQFPSTILKPGETYTSTTIYQFSTR; from the coding sequence ATGTTTCGACGCTTATCCACACTCTTACTTGGAGCAGTCATCGTGACCGCATTGACAGCAAGCGCAAGCAACGTCAGCAAAGAACCATTCGGTAAAACGCCCGACGGCAAACGTGTTGACATCTATACGCTGAATAATGAAAACGGCGTGTCTGTACGCATCATGACCTACGGCGCGACGGTGGTTTCGCTCAACGTCCCCGACAAAAACGGCAAGCTGGGCGATGTGGTTCTCGGCTTTGATAATCTTGACGACTATATTTCTGACAGCCCCTATTTTGGCTGCGTCGTAGGCCGCGTCGGCAACCGCATCGTGCGCGGCAAGTTTCACCTCGACGGCGAAACCTACACGCTGGCGATCAACAACGACCTGAACCATCTGCACGGCGGGCTGAAAGGCTTTGACAAGCAAGTTTGGAAAGCCAAAGTTCTCAGCAAATCAGACGAACCCAGCATTAAGTTTTCCTACAAAAGCGCCGACGGCGAAGAAGGCTACCCTGGCGTTTTGAAATGCTCCGTCACCTATACGCTGACGAAAGAAAACGGCATTCGGTTGGATTACGTCGCTGAATCAAACGCACCCACGCCGAAAAATATCACCAACCATTCCTACTTCAATCTCGCGGGCCAAGGCAACGGCGATATCCTCAGCCATGAACTAACGCTGCAAGCGCCCTGGGCCACGCCGGTGGATGAGACATTGATCCCCACAGGTGAAATCACCAGCGTCAAAGGCACCCCGTTTGATTTCACCACGCCGCACGCCATCGGCGAACGAATCGGCGCTGATGATGAGCAGATCAAATTCGGCGGCGGCTACGACCACAATTTCGTTTTCAATCATCCATACGGCGTGTTATCTATTGTCGGAACCGTCTACGAACCCAAGTCAGGCCGTGAGATGAAAATCTTCACCACCGAACCCGGCGTTCAGTTTTATTCCGGCAATTTTCTGGATGGAACCCTGACGGGAAAAGATGGCAAGGTATATAACCATCGCTACGGCTTCTGTCTGGAGACGCAGCATTTTCCCGACTCGCCCAACCAGCCGCAGTTTCCATCAACGATTTTGAAACCGGGCGAGACCTATACATCAACGACGATTTATCAGTTTTCTACGCGGTAA